In Streptomyces sp. NBC_00569, a single genomic region encodes these proteins:
- a CDS encoding ATP-dependent DNA ligase, which produces MLFSRLAQVSQEVAATKARSRKIALLAELFRAAEPDDVPIVIPYLAGRLPQGRLGVGWRVLRDPVEPAAQPRLTVQDVDAALTALGDVAGAGSQAERSRLVGELMGAATEDEQRFLFGLLTGELRQGALDAVALEGLAQATGAPPEEVRRAVMLTGSLQVVAQAVLAEGPDALSRFQLTVGRPVFPMLAHSAASVGEAVDKLGACAVEEKLDGIRVQVHRDGAVVRVYTRTLDDITDRLPEVTAAAAGLDGDRFILDGEVIALDGDGRPRPFQEIASRVGSRVDVATAAGSVPVVPVFFDALYADGDELLDLPFAERHARLARLVPEAMRVRHAVVPDGKDEAARAAADAFFADTLRRGHEGVVVKALDAPYSAGRRGASWLKVKPVHTLDLVVLAAEWGHGRRTGKLSNLHLGARRPDGSFAMLGKTFKGLTDALLAWQTERLRELALSDDGHVVTVRPELVVEIAYDGLQKSTRYPAGVTLRFARVVRYREDKAAEAADTVETVLAAHPAQ; this is translated from the coding sequence ATGCTGTTCTCCCGGCTCGCACAGGTGTCCCAGGAGGTCGCGGCCACCAAGGCGCGGTCGCGGAAGATCGCGCTGCTCGCCGAGCTCTTCCGGGCGGCGGAGCCGGACGACGTACCGATCGTGATCCCTTACCTGGCGGGACGCCTCCCGCAGGGGCGCCTCGGCGTCGGGTGGCGGGTGCTGCGCGATCCGGTGGAGCCCGCCGCGCAGCCCCGGCTGACGGTCCAGGACGTCGACGCCGCGCTGACCGCGCTCGGCGATGTCGCCGGCGCGGGGTCGCAGGCCGAACGGTCCCGGCTCGTCGGGGAGTTGATGGGCGCCGCGACCGAGGACGAGCAGCGGTTCTTGTTCGGTCTGCTCACCGGTGAGCTGCGGCAGGGGGCTCTCGACGCGGTGGCCCTGGAGGGGCTGGCGCAGGCGACCGGCGCGCCGCCGGAGGAGGTGCGGCGCGCGGTGATGCTGACCGGGTCGCTCCAGGTGGTGGCACAGGCCGTGCTGGCCGAGGGTCCGGACGCGTTGAGCCGATTCCAACTGACCGTCGGGCGCCCGGTGTTCCCCATGCTGGCGCACAGCGCGGCCTCGGTCGGGGAGGCCGTCGACAAGCTCGGGGCATGCGCGGTGGAGGAGAAGCTTGACGGCATCCGCGTGCAGGTGCACCGCGACGGCGCCGTCGTACGCGTCTACACGCGCACGCTCGACGACATCACCGACCGGCTGCCCGAGGTCACCGCCGCGGCGGCCGGGCTCGACGGGGACCGCTTCATCCTCGACGGGGAGGTCATCGCGCTGGACGGGGACGGGCGGCCGCGCCCGTTCCAGGAGATCGCGAGCCGTGTGGGTTCGCGGGTGGACGTGGCGACGGCCGCGGGGTCCGTTCCCGTGGTGCCGGTGTTCTTCGACGCCTTGTACGCGGACGGGGACGAGCTGCTCGATCTGCCGTTCGCCGAGCGTCACGCACGCCTCGCCCGGCTGGTGCCGGAGGCGATGCGGGTGCGCCACGCCGTCGTACCGGACGGAAAGGACGAGGCGGCTCGCGCGGCCGCCGACGCGTTCTTCGCCGACACTTTGCGGCGCGGCCACGAGGGCGTCGTCGTGAAGGCGCTCGACGCCCCGTACAGCGCGGGGCGGCGCGGCGCGTCCTGGCTGAAGGTGAAGCCCGTGCACACGCTGGACCTGGTGGTGCTCGCCGCGGAGTGGGGGCACGGCCGGCGCACGGGCAAGCTGTCGAACCTGCACCTCGGCGCCCGCAGGCCGGACGGCTCCTTCGCGATGCTGGGCAAGACGTTCAAGGGGCTCACGGACGCGCTGCTCGCCTGGCAGACGGAGCGGCTGCGGGAGCTGGCCCTGAGTGACGACGGTCACGTCGTCACGGTGCGGCCCGAGTTGGTCGTGGAGATCGCCTACGACGGTCTGCAGAAGTCCACCCGCTACCCGGCCGGCGTCACGCTCCGCTTCGCGCGCGTCGTGCGTTACCGCGAGGACAAGGCCGCCGAGGCCGCGGACACGGTCGAGACCGTGCTCGCCGCCCACCCGGCGCAGTAA
- a CDS encoding cation:proton antiporter regulatory subunit, with protein MPASRLSRTPLPGIGFRYDLTTRDQRQVSVVAHRDGGRTLSAYRTDDPDACDLSLKLTSGEAAALIDALMPSHHSPNLLHTTDLGLVAERIEIGATSHWNGRVLGETQLRTETGASIVAVLRRAEAIPSPTPDFRLAGGDTVIVIGTREGVEAAATILGRE; from the coding sequence GTGCCCGCTTCACGTCTGAGCCGCACGCCACTGCCGGGGATCGGCTTCCGGTACGACCTGACCACCCGCGACCAACGCCAGGTGTCGGTGGTCGCGCACCGGGACGGCGGGCGCACCCTGAGCGCCTACCGGACCGACGACCCGGACGCCTGCGACCTGTCGCTGAAGCTGACGTCCGGCGAGGCGGCCGCGCTGATCGACGCGCTGATGCCGTCCCACCACAGCCCGAACCTGCTGCACACCACCGATCTGGGCCTGGTCGCCGAGCGCATCGAGATCGGCGCGACCTCGCACTGGAACGGGCGCGTGCTCGGCGAGACGCAGCTGCGGACCGAGACCGGCGCCTCGATCGTGGCCGTGCTGCGGCGCGCCGAGGCGATCCCGTCACCCACCCCCGACTTCCGGCTCGCCGGCGGGGACACCGTGATCGTCATCGGCACCCGCGAGGGCGTGGAAGCGGCGGCGACGATTCTCGGAAGGGAGTGA
- a CDS encoding cation:proton antiporter has translation MHSAVFLIEFGAIILALGLLGRFAGRFRFSPIPLYLLAGLAFGEGGLLPLGASEEFVAIGAEIGVILLLLMLGLEYTASDLVSNLKTQYPAGLVDCAFNALPGAAAALLMGWGPVAAVVLAGVTWISSSGVIAKVLGDLGRVGNRETPVILSILVLEDLAMAVYLPIITALLAGVGWAAGGVTLAVALGAAGLVLFLAVRYGRHISRFVSSDDPEKLLLVVLGLTILVAGIAQQLQVSAAVGAFLVGIALSGEVAEGAHSLLLPLRDLFAAVFFVFFGLHTDPASIPPVLLPALALAVVTACTKIATGYWAARRAKISVKGRWRAGGALVARGEFSIVIAGLAVTAGIEPRLGPLATAYVLILVIVGPLTARFTEPVAMRVSRWRHRGDAPAAAVGAGSGIVPAPRDAQDPLGPEAEAHGTSGRSSNSSS, from the coding sequence ATGCACTCCGCGGTGTTCCTCATCGAGTTCGGGGCGATCATCCTCGCGCTCGGCCTGCTGGGCAGATTCGCCGGGCGGTTCCGGTTCTCACCCATCCCCCTCTATCTGCTCGCGGGGCTCGCGTTCGGCGAAGGCGGGCTGCTCCCGCTCGGCGCGAGCGAGGAGTTCGTGGCCATCGGCGCCGAGATCGGCGTCATCCTGCTGCTGCTGATGCTGGGCCTGGAGTACACGGCCAGCGACCTCGTCAGCAACCTCAAGACGCAGTACCCGGCGGGCCTCGTCGACTGCGCGTTCAACGCCCTGCCGGGCGCCGCGGCCGCGCTGCTCATGGGCTGGGGCCCGGTGGCCGCCGTCGTCCTCGCCGGCGTCACCTGGATCTCGTCGTCGGGTGTGATCGCCAAGGTGCTGGGCGACCTCGGCCGGGTCGGCAACCGGGAGACCCCGGTGATCCTCAGCATCCTGGTCCTCGAGGACCTGGCGATGGCCGTCTATCTGCCGATCATCACGGCCCTGCTCGCAGGGGTCGGCTGGGCGGCGGGCGGCGTCACGCTGGCCGTCGCGCTCGGGGCCGCGGGCCTCGTCCTGTTCCTCGCCGTGCGCTACGGACGGCACATCTCCCGGTTCGTCTCCAGCGACGACCCGGAGAAGCTGCTCCTGGTGGTGCTCGGTCTGACGATCCTGGTCGCCGGGATCGCGCAGCAGCTCCAGGTGTCGGCGGCCGTCGGCGCGTTCCTCGTCGGCATCGCCCTGTCCGGTGAGGTCGCCGAGGGCGCCCACTCCCTGCTGCTGCCGCTGCGCGATCTGTTCGCCGCCGTGTTCTTCGTCTTCTTCGGGCTGCACACCGACCCGGCGAGCATCCCGCCGGTCCTGCTTCCGGCGCTCGCTCTCGCGGTCGTCACGGCCTGCACGAAGATCGCGACGGGCTACTGGGCGGCGCGGCGGGCGAAGATCTCCGTCAAGGGGCGCTGGCGCGCGGGCGGTGCGCTCGTGGCGCGCGGCGAGTTCTCCATCGTCATCGCGGGCCTCGCGGTCACGGCCGGCATCGAGCCCAGGCTCGGCCCGCTGGCGACCGCGTACGTCCTGATCCTCGTCATCGTCGGACCGCTGACGGCGCGCTTCACCGAGCCCGTCGCGATGCGCGTCTCGCGGTGGCGGCACCGCGGCGACGCACCGGCCGCGGCGGTCGGCGCCGGTTCGGGGATCGTGCCCGCGCCGCGGGACGCGCAGGATCCCCTCGGCCCAGAGGCGGAGGCGCACGGCACGTCCGGGCGGTCCTCGAACTCCTCGTCCTGA
- a CDS encoding NUDIX domain-containing protein, giving the protein MAYKKQSAGLLLFRRTAAGTEVLLGHMGGPFWERRDARAWTVPKGEYEDGEEPWAAARREFQEELGLAPPDGTPVPLGDTVQSGGKHVTVWAVEGDLDLDGFVPGTFTMEWPKGSGRMAEFPELDRAAWLGLDAGRALVVQAQAVFLDRLAGHV; this is encoded by the coding sequence ATGGCGTACAAGAAGCAGAGCGCGGGCCTGCTCCTGTTCCGGCGCACGGCCGCCGGGACCGAGGTGTTGCTCGGACACATGGGCGGCCCGTTCTGGGAGCGTCGCGACGCCAGGGCGTGGACCGTGCCGAAGGGCGAGTACGAGGACGGCGAGGAGCCGTGGGCTGCGGCGCGCAGGGAGTTCCAGGAGGAACTGGGCCTTGCCCCGCCGGACGGCACACCGGTGCCGCTCGGCGACACCGTGCAGTCGGGCGGCAAGCACGTCACCGTGTGGGCCGTGGAGGGTGACCTCGACCTGGACGGCTTCGTGCCGGGCACGTTCACGATGGAGTGGCCGAAGGGCTCGGGGCGCATGGCCGAGTTCCCCGAGCTGGACCGCGCGGCCTGGCTCGGGCTCGACGCCGGGCGCGCCCTCGTCGTGCAGGCACAGGCCGTCTTCCTCGACCGGCTCGCCGGGCACGTCTGA
- a CDS encoding NADP-dependent succinic semialdehyde dehydrogenase, translating to MPIATVNPANGETLKTYDALTDEEIEHRLLLAAGTFRTYRTTTFFERARLLQTAADLLDADRDDIARVMTTEMGKPVVAARAEAAKCAKAMRWYAEHAQELLADEHPSARDVEDSGAVSAHVRYRPLGIVLAVMPWNFPLWQVVRFAAPALMAGNVGLLKHASNVPQTALYLQDLFRRAGFPDGCFQTLLIGSRAVEGVLRDERVVAATLTGSEPAGRSVASIAGDEVKKTVLELGGSDPFVVMPSADVAKAARVAVTARAQNNGQSCIAAKRFIVHADVYDEFAELFVSGMRALRVGDPMDENTDVGPLASEQGRADLEELVDDAVECGATVLCGGQRPEAYAKSGWYYEPTVIADITQDMRIHREETFGPVATLYRVGDLDEAVALANDSPFGLSSNVWTHDAAEIDRFARDIEAGGVYVNGMTASHPAFPFGGIKRSGYGRELSDHGIREFCNITTVWVGA from the coding sequence ATGCCCATCGCGACGGTCAACCCCGCGAACGGCGAGACGCTCAAGACGTACGACGCCCTGACCGACGAGGAGATCGAGCACCGGCTCCTCCTCGCCGCCGGCACGTTCCGCACGTACCGCACCACCACGTTCTTCGAACGGGCCCGGCTGCTCCAGACCGCCGCCGACCTGCTCGACGCGGACCGTGACGACATCGCGCGCGTCATGACCACCGAGATGGGCAAGCCCGTCGTGGCGGCCCGCGCGGAGGCCGCGAAGTGCGCGAAGGCGATGCGCTGGTACGCGGAGCACGCCCAGGAGCTCCTCGCCGACGAGCACCCCTCTGCCCGGGACGTGGAGGACTCCGGCGCGGTCAGCGCCCACGTGCGCTACCGGCCGCTGGGCATCGTCCTCGCCGTGATGCCGTGGAACTTCCCCCTGTGGCAGGTCGTGCGGTTCGCCGCGCCCGCTCTGATGGCAGGCAACGTAGGGCTGCTCAAGCACGCGTCGAACGTGCCGCAGACCGCGCTCTACCTCCAGGATCTGTTCCGCAGGGCCGGGTTCCCGGACGGGTGCTTCCAGACGCTGCTCATCGGTTCCCGCGCGGTCGAGGGCGTGCTGCGGGACGAGCGGGTCGTGGCGGCGACGCTGACCGGCAGCGAGCCGGCGGGGCGTTCCGTCGCCTCGATCGCGGGCGACGAGGTCAAGAAGACGGTTCTGGAGCTGGGCGGCAGTGACCCGTTCGTCGTGATGCCGTCGGCCGACGTGGCGAAGGCGGCGAGGGTCGCGGTGACGGCGCGGGCGCAGAACAACGGGCAGTCCTGCATCGCGGCGAAGCGGTTCATCGTGCACGCGGACGTCTACGACGAGTTCGCCGAGCTTTTCGTCTCCGGGATGCGGGCCCTGCGGGTCGGCGACCCGATGGACGAGAACACCGACGTCGGGCCGCTCGCCAGCGAGCAGGGCCGCGCCGACCTGGAGGAACTCGTGGACGACGCCGTGGAGTGCGGCGCCACGGTGCTGTGCGGCGGACAACGCCCCGAGGCGTACGCCAAGAGCGGCTGGTACTACGAGCCGACGGTCATCGCCGACATCACGCAGGACATGCGCATCCACCGCGAGGAGACCTTCGGCCCGGTCGCCACGCTGTACCGCGTCGGCGACCTGGACGAGGCCGTGGCCCTCGCCAACGACTCACCGTTCGGCCTGAGCTCCAACGTATGGACGCACGACGCCGCGGAGATCGACCGCTTCGCCCGCGACATCGAGGCGGGCGGCGTCTACGTGAACGGTATGACCGCCTCCCACCCGGCGTTCCCCTTCGGCGGCATCAAGCGCTCCGGCTACGGCCGAGAACTGTCCGACCACGGAATCCGCGAGTTCTGCAACATCACGACGGTGTGGGTGGGGGCGTGA
- the xylA gene encoding xylose isomerase, with product MTYRPTPDDKFSFGLWTVGWQGRDPFGDATRAALDPAESVRRLADLGAYGVTFHDDDLIPFGASDTERESHVKRFRQALDATGLIVPMATTNLFTHPVFKDGAFTANDRDVRRYALRKTVRNIDLAVELGAKTYVAWGGREGAESGAAKDVRAALDRMKEAFDLLGEYVVQQGYDLKFAIEPKPNEPRGDILLPTVGHALAFIERLERPEMYGVNPEVGHEQMAGLNFTHGIAQALWAGKLFHIDLNGQTGIKYDQDLRFGAGDLRSAFWLVDLLESAGYEGPRHFDFKPPRTEDYDGVWASAEGCMRNYLILRERAAAFRADPEVQEALRASRLDELAQPTAADGLSGLLADESAFEGFDVEAAAARGMAFERLDQLAMDHLLAARG from the coding sequence ATGACGTACCGACCCACCCCCGACGACAAGTTCAGCTTCGGCCTGTGGACGGTCGGCTGGCAGGGACGCGACCCGTTCGGCGACGCCACCCGTGCCGCGCTCGACCCGGCCGAGTCCGTGCGGCGCCTGGCCGACCTCGGCGCCTACGGGGTGACGTTCCACGACGACGACCTGATCCCCTTCGGGGCCTCGGACACCGAGCGCGAGTCCCACGTCAAGCGCTTCCGCCAGGCCCTCGACGCCACCGGCCTGATCGTCCCGATGGCCACCACGAACCTCTTCACGCACCCGGTCTTCAAGGACGGCGCGTTCACCGCGAACGACCGTGATGTGCGCCGGTACGCCCTGCGCAAGACCGTCCGCAACATCGATCTCGCCGTCGAGCTCGGCGCGAAGACGTATGTCGCCTGGGGCGGCCGCGAGGGCGCCGAGTCGGGCGCGGCCAAGGACGTGCGTGCCGCGCTCGACCGGATGAAGGAGGCCTTCGACCTGCTCGGCGAGTACGTCGTTCAGCAGGGCTACGACCTGAAGTTCGCCATCGAGCCGAAGCCGAACGAGCCGCGCGGCGACATCCTCCTGCCCACCGTCGGCCACGCCCTCGCGTTCATCGAGCGCCTGGAGCGGCCCGAGATGTACGGCGTGAATCCGGAGGTGGGCCACGAGCAGATGGCGGGGCTCAACTTCACGCACGGCATCGCCCAGGCACTGTGGGCGGGCAAGCTCTTCCACATCGACCTCAACGGCCAGACGGGCATCAAGTACGACCAGGACCTCCGCTTCGGCGCGGGCGACCTGCGCTCGGCGTTCTGGCTGGTCGATCTGCTGGAGAGCGCCGGGTACGAGGGGCCGCGGCACTTCGACTTCAAGCCGCCGCGCACCGAGGACTACGACGGGGTGTGGGCGTCGGCCGAGGGCTGCATGCGCAACTACCTCATCCTGCGCGAGCGTGCGGCCGCGTTCCGGGCCGACCCGGAGGTTCAGGAGGCGCTGCGCGCCTCGCGGCTCGACGAGCTGGCGCAGCCGACGGCCGCCGACGGCCTGTCGGGGCTGCTCGCCGACGAGTCCGCCTTCGAGGGCTTCGACGTGGAGGCGGCCGCCGCCCGCGGCATGGCCTTCGAGCGCCTCGACCAGCTGGCGATGGACCACCTGCTGGCGGCCCGCGGCTGA
- the xylB gene encoding xylulokinase encodes MSSADGPLVVGVDSSTQSTKALVVDAATGAVVASGQAPHTVSAGQGRESDPEQWWTALCEALRQCGEAAHRASAVSVGGQQHGLVTLDAAGRPVRPALLWNDVRSAPQARRLIDEMGGPKAWAERVGSVPGASFTVTKWAWLAEHEPDAVRATAAVRLPHDYLTQRLTGDGTTDRGDASGTGWWASATESYDDDILARVGLDPALLPRVVRPGEVAGTVHASGELPFSKGTLVAAGTGDNAAAALGLGLRPGTPVLSLGTSGTVYAVSRHRPADPTGTVAGFADARGDWLPLACTLNCTLAVDRVAALLGLDREAVEPGGDITLLPYLDGERTPDLPHASGLLHGLRHDTTGGQLLQAAYDGAVHALLGALGLVLDADADLSVPLLLIGGGARGTAWQQTVRRLSGRAVQVPEARELVALGAAAQAAGLLTGEDPAAVARRWGTAQGPVLDPVEQDAAALARISGVLSDAAPLLDRGPR; translated from the coding sequence ATGTCATCAGCCGATGGACCACTCGTCGTCGGGGTGGACAGCTCCACGCAGTCCACGAAGGCCCTGGTCGTCGACGCCGCCACAGGCGCGGTCGTGGCGAGCGGCCAGGCACCGCACACGGTGAGCGCGGGGCAGGGACGCGAGAGCGACCCCGAGCAGTGGTGGACCGCCCTGTGCGAAGCGCTTCGCCAGTGCGGTGAGGCGGCGCACCGGGCCTCCGCGGTGTCGGTCGGCGGTCAGCAGCACGGCCTCGTCACTCTGGACGCCGCGGGCCGGCCGGTACGTCCCGCGCTGCTCTGGAACGACGTGCGCTCGGCACCCCAGGCCCGCCGCCTCATCGACGAGATGGGCGGTCCCAAGGCGTGGGCCGAGCGGGTGGGCAGCGTGCCAGGGGCCTCGTTCACCGTCACGAAGTGGGCGTGGCTGGCCGAGCACGAGCCGGACGCGGTACGCGCCACGGCCGCTGTACGGCTGCCGCACGACTACCTCACGCAGCGGCTGACCGGCGACGGCACGACGGACCGGGGCGACGCCTCGGGCACGGGCTGGTGGGCATCGGCCACAGAGTCGTACGACGACGACATCCTGGCGCGCGTGGGCCTCGATCCGGCGCTGCTGCCCCGGGTCGTACGCCCCGGGGAGGTGGCCGGCACGGTCCACGCCTCGGGTGAACTGCCCTTCTCCAAGGGGACGTTGGTGGCCGCCGGTACGGGCGACAACGCGGCGGCCGCTCTCGGTCTCGGCCTCCGGCCCGGCACCCCCGTCCTGAGCCTCGGCACGTCCGGCACGGTGTACGCGGTGTCACGGCACCGTCCCGCGGACCCGACCGGCACCGTCGCCGGCTTCGCCGACGCGCGCGGCGACTGGCTGCCGCTCGCATGCACCCTGAACTGCACGCTCGCCGTCGACCGGGTCGCCGCGCTGCTCGGCCTGGACCGCGAGGCCGTCGAACCCGGCGGCGACATCACGCTGCTGCCGTACCTGGACGGCGAGCGCACCCCCGATCTGCCGCACGCCTCAGGGCTGTTGCACGGGCTGCGGCACGACACCACGGGAGGGCAGCTTCTGCAGGCCGCCTACGACGGCGCCGTCCACGCGCTCCTGGGCGCGCTCGGCCTCGTCCTCGACGCGGACGCCGACCTGTCGGTGCCGCTGCTGCTCATCGGGGGCGGCGCCCGGGGAACGGCCTGGCAGCAGACCGTACGACGCCTCTCGGGCCGTGCCGTGCAGGTGCCCGAGGCCCGTGAGCTGGTCGCGCTCGGTGCCGCGGCACAGGCCGCCGGGCTGCTGACCGGGGAGGATCCGGCGGCGGTGGCGCGGCGCTGGGGCACGGCGCAGGGGCCCGTTCTCGACCCCGTGGAGCAGGACGCGGCGGCGCTGGCGCGGATCTCCGGGGTACTCTCCGACGCGGCCCCGCTCCTGGACAGGGGCCCGCGCTGA
- a CDS encoding ROK family transcriptional regulator produces the protein MTAPLHEPRPGTPDTQQAMRRRNLSRVMHAVATDGPLSRATVAQRIGLTRAAVSTLVDELIRSGLIEELGPQRPGRVGRPGSALAVSRRGPAGIGAEVGVDHLAACAVDLSGAVRARAVRRVANRGRAPGPVLKELSVLVREVTARAEREGLRPAGLAVAVPGLVARGTRTVVRAPNLDWHDTDVSALLPTPAEALPVLPLSVDNEANFGALAELWLGEGTPADFLHVSAEIGIGAALVVDGKLLRGTRGFAGELGHVPVRPEGPACPCGGRGCLEQYAGEEAVLRAAGLGPGEDRVGLLAERAAEGDTDTRRALRGAGTALGIALTGAVNLLDPRAVVLGGALSRLAPWLLPALERELTRRTATPAAGVTVSRLGSDGPLLGAAHSVVRAVLDDPVAVAA, from the coding sequence ATGACCGCACCACTGCACGAGCCCCGGCCCGGCACGCCCGACACCCAGCAGGCCATGCGCCGGCGCAACCTCTCGCGGGTCATGCACGCCGTCGCCACCGACGGCCCGTTGTCACGGGCCACGGTCGCGCAGCGCATCGGGCTGACCCGGGCCGCGGTCTCGACTCTCGTCGACGAACTGATCCGGTCGGGTCTGATCGAGGAGCTCGGCCCGCAGCGGCCCGGCCGGGTCGGGCGCCCCGGCTCGGCGCTCGCGGTCAGCCGCCGCGGCCCCGCCGGGATCGGTGCCGAGGTGGGCGTCGACCATCTCGCGGCGTGCGCGGTCGATCTGAGCGGCGCGGTACGCGCGCGTGCCGTGCGCCGCGTCGCCAACCGCGGGCGCGCGCCCGGACCCGTCCTGAAGGAACTGTCCGTGCTGGTCCGGGAGGTGACGGCCCGTGCCGAACGGGAGGGGCTGCGCCCGGCGGGCCTCGCGGTCGCGGTGCCCGGTCTGGTCGCGCGCGGCACCCGCACGGTGGTCCGGGCGCCCAACCTGGACTGGCACGACACGGACGTGTCCGCGCTGCTGCCGACGCCGGCCGAGGCGCTGCCCGTTCTGCCGCTGAGCGTCGACAACGAGGCGAATTTCGGTGCCCTCGCCGAGCTCTGGCTCGGCGAGGGCACCCCCGCCGACTTCCTGCACGTCTCGGCCGAGATCGGCATCGGCGCCGCGCTCGTCGTCGACGGCAAGCTGCTGCGCGGAACCCGTGGATTCGCAGGCGAGCTGGGGCACGTTCCGGTTCGCCCGGAGGGCCCGGCGTGCCCCTGCGGAGGGCGCGGTTGTCTGGAGCAGTACGCGGGCGAGGAGGCCGTGCTGCGGGCGGCCGGCCTGGGGCCCGGCGAGGACCGGGTGGGTCTGCTCGCCGAGCGCGCCGCGGAAGGCGACACGGACACGCGGCGGGCGCTGCGCGGGGCCGGGACCGCCCTGGGTATCGCGCTGACCGGTGCGGTGAACCTCCTCGATCCTCGGGCGGTCGTGCTCGGCGGGGCGCTCTCGCGGCTCGCGCCGTGGCTACTGCCCGCGCTGGAGCGGGAGCTGACGCGCCGGACGGCGACGCCGGCCGCCGGGGTGACGGTGTCACGCCTGGGGTCCGACGGCCCTCTGCTGGGGGCGGCGCACTCGGTGGTGCGGGCGGTCCTCGACGATCCGGTGGCGGTGGCCGCGTAG
- a CDS encoding APC family permease has protein sequence MSGASVQSGTGLRRGAIGLREVLFQSITAMAPAAAVAASIPAGTAFAGGSLPLSVLIALVACLFTASCVAELARELPAAGSVSTYAARGLHPSVGFLVGWGYVFVEALVPPLLLLQLGFTTAGTLHNEWSSYPADLWWPWSLAGAVIIAVAGYFGVRASARFGTVLGAFEVIVFLAFAILLISKAGSHNTLSVFGTSHTAPGYEGLSGVFAGSVYTVLAFAGFEAAAPLAEETRDPRRTMHRAVLGAALAIGLFYVLTTYAMSVYFGPGRFATFGAEGAASWEGVARASFGLFWVLVFLAVVNSTIANANACANVSTRTAFALGRIGVFPSGFARLHPRRRSPVTGVAVQFVVAVAAMLGLGFAYDPMTAFLLLATVIVTVIIGVYIVANLSCAGYFLRRGRSALRPVRHLVFPLLGIVAFVPALLTAAGLPVFDFVSELTAPVSYAGPVVAVWMLAGVVVLAVLLRRHPERIAETGRVHLDDDASDGEPNRGADPDAPTSQSGAVQR, from the coding sequence GTGTCCGGGGCAAGCGTTCAGAGCGGTACGGGGCTGCGGCGCGGGGCGATCGGGCTGCGCGAGGTCCTGTTCCAGAGCATCACGGCGATGGCGCCGGCGGCCGCGGTCGCCGCGTCGATCCCGGCCGGTACGGCGTTCGCGGGCGGCAGTCTGCCGCTGTCCGTGCTGATCGCACTGGTGGCCTGCCTGTTCACGGCGTCGTGCGTGGCGGAGCTGGCACGCGAACTGCCCGCGGCGGGCTCCGTATCCACGTACGCCGCGCGCGGCCTCCATCCGAGCGTCGGGTTCCTCGTCGGCTGGGGCTATGTGTTCGTGGAGGCCCTCGTGCCGCCTCTGCTTCTGCTGCAACTGGGCTTCACCACGGCCGGGACGCTGCACAACGAGTGGTCGTCGTACCCCGCGGATCTGTGGTGGCCGTGGTCGCTCGCCGGGGCGGTGATCATCGCTGTGGCAGGCTACTTCGGAGTGCGGGCGTCGGCCCGCTTCGGGACGGTGCTCGGCGCCTTCGAGGTGATCGTCTTCCTGGCGTTCGCCATCCTGCTGATCTCGAAGGCCGGCAGCCACAACACCCTTTCGGTGTTCGGCACTTCGCACACGGCACCGGGATACGAGGGCCTGAGCGGCGTCTTCGCCGGTTCGGTGTACACGGTGCTGGCCTTCGCCGGGTTCGAGGCCGCTGCGCCCCTCGCCGAGGAGACCCGCGACCCACGGCGCACCATGCACCGGGCGGTCCTCGGGGCGGCCCTGGCCATCGGGCTCTTCTACGTCCTGACGACGTACGCGATGTCGGTGTACTTCGGACCCGGCAGGTTCGCGACGTTCGGGGCGGAGGGCGCCGCGTCGTGGGAGGGCGTGGCCCGCGCCTCGTTCGGCCTCTTCTGGGTCCTGGTGTTCCTCGCCGTGGTGAACTCGACGATCGCGAACGCCAACGCGTGCGCCAACGTCTCGACGCGCACGGCGTTCGCCCTCGGCCGCATCGGCGTCTTCCCGAGCGGCTTCGCGCGCCTGCACCCACGGCGCCGCTCCCCCGTCACCGGCGTCGCCGTCCAGTTCGTCGTCGCGGTCGCGGCCATGCTCGGGCTCGGTTTCGCCTACGACCCGATGACGGCGTTCCTGCTCCTGGCGACGGTGATCGTCACGGTCATCATCGGTGTGTACATCGTGGCGAACCTCTCCTGTGCCGGGTACTTCCTGCGGCGTGGCCGCTCCGCGCTGCGCCCCGTGCGCCATCTCGTCTTCCCGCTCCTCGGCATCGTCGCCTTCGTGCCCGCGCTGCTGACCGCCGCGGGCCTGCCGGTCTTCGACTTCGTGTCGGAGCTGACGGCGCCGGTGTCCTACGCGGGCCCGGTCGTCGCCGTGTGGATGCTCGCGGGGGTCGTGGTGCTCGCGGTGCTCCTGCGGCGCCATCCGGAACGCATAGCGGAGACCGGACGCGTCCATCTCGACGACGACGCATCCGACGGAGAGCCGAACCGGGGCGCGGACCCCGACGCGCCCACCTCACAGAGCGGAGCAGTACAGCGATGA